Proteins encoded within one genomic window of Theobroma cacao cultivar B97-61/B2 chromosome 7, Criollo_cocoa_genome_V2, whole genome shotgun sequence:
- the LOC108662712 gene encoding uncharacterized protein LOC108662712, which translates to MAAQSHDDKLLIHFFQDSLTGSAARWYVQLDRNSIKTWKDLARAFIAQYKHVAELAPDRLSLQTMKKKQSESFKEYAQRWRDTAAQVQPPLTDKEMTVLFINTLRAPFYERLIGNDTKNFADLVLSGEIIEGAIKSGKIEGHEITSSKKGSTPKKKEGDVQAVAHDSQQAHNFNPYYPGPKTTLERPKFDPIPVSYTTLLPQLIENRLLARTPLQPLRPPFPKWYDPNAHCDYHFGIQGHSTENCTALKHKVQALIKAGLLNFAKKDSSSVDGNPLPNHGRSTENAIHEGMIRRVKKGIDEIQKSMDKVFEALSKMNVITPEPIDTKELGHDLAYSCKFHMGAIGHSIQNCDSFLGKLQELMDSSVIEFYEEAEENLVGTINGDTPDEVASSSFGANKPKPLTIFYEENRSPMNDTSPTMIRSGITIEVPNPFPYKSDKAVPWNYECNILGTASSAPQASYENLTGVGGITRSGRCYSPEITERFGKGKPAQGEGGLKKAYTFSKDQVDESVATPNNEVKNPVTEKEAGEFLKFIKHSEYSVVEQLTKMPARTSLLSLLLNSEAHRNALLKVLNQAYVAPDISVEKLDHIVGNITVGNFIAFNDEEIPSGGRGSNKALHITIKCKDHAVPRVLVDNGSALNVMPRSTLTKLLVDVSYMRTSRMVVRAFDGTTREVVGDIELPIKIGPCIFEVQFQVMDIAPSYNCLMRWRREYLPIPRSNKKYRAKSVQVFETALLGDYSILIKILD; encoded by the exons ATGGCTGCACAGTCTCACGATGATAAGTTACTGATCCATTTTTTCCAAGACAGCTTGACTGGGTCAGCTGCTCGGTGGTACGTACAGCTAGATCGAAACAGTATTAAGACTTGGAAAGACTTAGCAAGAGCCTTCATAGCCCAATACAAGCATGTGGCTGAATTAGCCCCTGATCGGTTGTCATTGCAAACTAtgaaaaagaagcaaagcGAGAGCTTCAAGGAATATGCCCAAAGGTGGAGAGATACAGCAGCGCAAGTTCAGCCACCTCTCACTGATAAGGAGATGACTGTGTTGTTCATAAACACACTCCGAGCTCCATTCTATGAGCGCTTGATCGGCAATGACACGAAAAACTTTGCAGATTTGGTCTTATCGGGAGAAATAATAGAAGGAGCTATCAAAAGTGGAAAAATTGAAGGACATGAAATTACCAGCTCAAAGAAAGGGAGTACAcccaagaagaaagaaggggATGTGCAAGCAGTCGCTCACGATAGCCAACAAGCCCATAACTTTAACCCATATTACCC AGGACCTAAAACTACCCTAGAGAGACCAAAGTTTGATCCTATTCCAGTCTCTTACACTACATTGCTGCCACAACTCATAGAAAATCGACTCCTTGCTCGAACCCCTTTACAACCACTCCGACCACCTTTCCCGAAATGGTACGATCCGAATGCGCATTGTGATTACCATTTTGGAATTCAAGGGCACTCCACCGAGAATTGCACTGCTTTAAAACACAAGGTCCAAGCGCTCATTAAGGCAGGGCTTTTAAATTTTGCCAAAAAAGACAGTTCGAGTGTTGATGGGAACCCGTTACCTAATCATGGAAGATCGACTGAGAATGCCATACATGAAGGGATGATTCGAAGGGTGAAAAAGGGTATTGATGAGATTCAAAAGTCAATGGATAAAGTGTTTGAGGCGTTGTCTAAGATGAATGTAATCACTCCAGAACCCATCGACACAAAGGAATTGGGGCATGATCTCGCTTATTCTTGCAAATTTCATATGGGGGCAATTGGGCATTCTATTCAAAATTGTGATAGCTTTCTTGGTAAGTTGCAAGAATTGATGGATTCATCGGTAATTGAGTTTTATGAAGAAGCCGAAGAGAATCTGGTCGGAACCATAAATGGAGACACCCCAGATGAAGTGGCATCGAGTTCATTCGGGGCAAACAAACCTAAACCTCTCACCATCTTCTATGAAGAAAACAGAAGCCCGATGAATGATACATCCCCTACTATGATCAGGAGTGGTATTACCATCGAAGTCCCCAACCCATTCCCTTACAAGAGCGATAAGGCTGTCCCATGGAATTATGAGTGTAATATTTTGGGCACAGCTTCATCCGCCCCCCAAGCATCTTATGAAAATCTAACTGGTGTGGGGGGTATAACGCGAAGTGGGCGATGTTATTCCCCTGAGATAACGGAAAGatttggaaaaggaaaaccaGCACAGGGAGAGGGAGGCCTAAAGAAAGCATATACCTTTTCCAAGGACCAAGTTGACGAATCTGTAGCGACTCCGAACAATGAGGTCAAAAATCCTGTTACCGAGAAAGAAGCGGGTGAATTTCTCAAGTTTATCAAGCACAGTGAATACAGCGTGGTAGAACAATTAACCAAGATGCCCGCTCGCACCTCGTTGTTGTCCTTACTGTTGAATTCGGAAGCACACAGGAACGCGTTGCTCAAAGTCTTGAACCAAGCTTATGTGGCACCAGATATATCAGTGGAAAAGTTAGACCACATCGTGGGGAACATTACAGTGGGAAACTTCATTGCctttaatgatgaagaaatACCATCGGGTGGTCGAGGAAGTAACAAAGCGCTGCACATTACCATCAAATGCAAGGACCATGCCGTACCTAGGGTCTTGGTCGATAATGGTTCCGCTTTAAATGTCATGCCTCGCTCTACTTTAACCAAGTTGCTAGTAGATGTGTCGTATATGAGAACCAGCCGCATGGTTGTAAGGGCTTTCGACGGGACCACAAGGGAGGTGGTAGGGGACATTGAACTACCGATAAAAATTGGCCCTTGCATTTTTGAGGTCCAATTTCAAGTCATGGACATTGCCCCGTCCTACAATTGCTT AATGAGATGGAGAAGAGAATACTTACCAATTCCCAGATCAAACAAGAAGTACAGGGCTAAATCGGTCCAAGTGTTTGAGACGGCATTGCTAGGGGACTACTCTATCTTGATCAAGATTCTAGATTGA